In Syntrophomonas wolfei subsp. wolfei str. Goettingen G311, a single window of DNA contains:
- the selD gene encoding selenide, water dikinase SelD — MKQTRLTEMVRAAGUAAKIGPEALESILKDFPLPVHPDLLIGIESRDDAAVLKLDEEKALIQTIDFFTPMVDDPFIFGQIAATNALNDIYAMGGTPILALNVVCFPECADLQVLRKILEGGLSKVLEAGALLVGGHTVDDNEPKYGLAVSGLVHPQKIIANNGAQPGDLLFLTKPLGNGVIATSIKAEMVSGEAYKEAIKWMSMLNRESSQAMMEVGVNAATDITGFGLMGHLYEMAWGSDVQVEVFADKVPFMEGTLEYAGLGLIPGGAYNNRDYLKDKVEYAGNIDPLIRDLFFSPETAGGLLIAVAEKKAGELLQVMEKRGSFCNLIGRVRGEHFSPIRVRDSRGAEGQNP; from the coding sequence ATGAAGCAAACCAGACTAACAGAGATGGTAAGGGCTGCCGGCTGAGCAGCTAAGATAGGGCCGGAGGCCCTGGAGTCTATTCTCAAGGATTTTCCTTTACCGGTACATCCTGATCTCTTGATAGGAATTGAGAGCAGGGATGATGCGGCTGTTTTAAAACTGGACGAGGAAAAGGCCTTGATTCAGACCATTGATTTTTTTACGCCTATGGTTGATGACCCCTTCATCTTTGGGCAGATAGCCGCAACTAACGCCCTGAATGATATATATGCTATGGGGGGTACCCCCATTTTGGCTTTAAATGTAGTATGTTTCCCCGAATGTGCGGATTTGCAAGTTCTCCGGAAGATACTGGAAGGCGGTCTCAGTAAAGTATTGGAGGCAGGAGCTTTGCTGGTGGGGGGGCATACGGTGGATGACAACGAACCAAAATATGGTCTGGCGGTATCCGGTTTGGTTCATCCCCAGAAAATTATAGCTAACAACGGGGCCCAACCGGGAGACCTTTTATTTTTGACCAAACCCCTGGGCAATGGCGTGATTGCTACCAGCATCAAAGCGGAGATGGTTTCAGGTGAAGCTTATAAAGAAGCGATAAAGTGGATGTCCATGCTGAACCGGGAAAGCAGCCAGGCCATGATGGAAGTAGGGGTAAATGCAGCCACGGATATTACCGGGTTTGGGCTGATGGGACACCTCTATGAAATGGCCTGGGGCAGCGATGTTCAAGTGGAAGTTTTCGCCGACAAAGTTCCATTTATGGAAGGAACCCTGGAATATGCCGGTCTGGGGCTAATACCAGGCGGTGCGTATAACAACCGGGATTATCTGAAAGATAAAGTGGAGTATGCAGGGAACATTGATCCTTTGATTCGAGATTTGTTTTTTTCACCAGAGACTGCCGGAGGCCTGTTGATAGCCGTTGCGGAGAAAAAGGCGGGTGAACTACTGCAGGTTATGGAAAAGCGGGGCTCTTTTTGTAATCTAATAGGTAGAGTACGGGGCGAGCATTTTAGCCCGATAAGAGTGCGGGACAGTCGCGGGGCCGAGGGACAGAACCCTTGA
- a CDS encoding DUF951 domain-containing protein: MERKSFGLGDIVRMKKQHPCGSFNWEVTRMGADIKIKCQGCGRIVMLPRLQFEKRMIRVEKEAH, from the coding sequence ATGGAAAGAAAGAGCTTTGGCTTGGGGGATATTGTCCGTATGAAAAAACAACATCCCTGCGGCAGTTTCAACTGGGAGGTTACCCGTATGGGGGCGGACATAAAAATCAAATGCCAGGGTTGTGGCCGAATAGTAATGCTGCCCCGGCTTCAGTTTGAAAAACGCATGATCCGGGTGGAAAAAGAAGCTCACTAA